From one Bacteroides intestinalis DSM 17393 genomic stretch:
- a CDS encoding DoxX family protein — MLYKFLFPSKPDGAATSAILLIVRIIFGVLLMNHGIEKWSNYQELSAVFPDPLGVGSPLSLGLAIFGELACSMAFIIGFLYRLAMLPMIFTMGMAFFVIHGNDPFAVKELAFIYLVVYVLMYIIGPGKFAVDHWLGKALTPKKP, encoded by the coding sequence ATGCTTTACAAATTTTTATTTCCGTCTAAACCGGATGGAGCAGCAACGTCTGCTATATTATTAATAGTGAGAATTATATTTGGTGTGTTATTAATGAATCACGGTATCGAAAAGTGGTCTAATTATCAGGAGTTATCTGCTGTATTTCCCGACCCGCTGGGTGTGGGCAGTCCTCTTTCACTGGGATTAGCCATATTCGGTGAATTGGCTTGTTCTATGGCATTTATCATTGGTTTCCTTTATCGTCTGGCAATGCTGCCGATGATATTTACAATGGGGATGGCATTCTTTGTCATTCACGGAAACGATCCGTTTGCGGTCAAAGAACTAGCTTTCATATATCTGGTGGTATACGTACTGATGTATATTATCGGTCCCGGAAAGTTTGCCGTAGACCACTGGCTGGGTAAGGCTTTGACTCCCAAAAAGCCTTAA
- a CDS encoding DUF3332 domain-containing protein, whose product MKKSNLNLAATVMICGAFLFSSCIGSFGLHSKLVNWNQSIGTKFVNELVYLACNIIPVYPVCYLADALVINSIEFWSGSNPMANVGDVKKVKGENGNYLVKTLENGYSITKEGETTAMELVYDKELNTWNVVAEGVSTELLQMNGDGTAHMYLPNGEAMNVTLDAQGVAAARQATMINTYYAAR is encoded by the coding sequence ATGAAAAAGAGTAATTTGAATTTGGCTGCAACCGTAATGATTTGTGGCGCATTTCTTTTCAGTTCTTGTATTGGTTCTTTCGGCCTGCACAGTAAATTGGTAAATTGGAACCAAAGTATCGGTACAAAGTTTGTTAATGAGCTTGTTTATCTGGCTTGCAACATTATCCCCGTATATCCTGTTTGCTATCTGGCAGATGCGTTGGTAATCAACTCCATTGAATTCTGGAGCGGTTCCAATCCGATGGCTAACGTGGGTGATGTGAAGAAAGTGAAAGGTGAAAACGGAAACTATCTCGTAAAAACATTGGAGAACGGTTACTCTATCACAAAAGAAGGTGAGACCACTGCTATGGAGCTGGTTTACGACAAAGAATTGAACACTTGGAATGTTGTTGCAGAAGGTGTTAGCACTGAATTGTTGCAAATGAACGGTGACGGTACTGCACATATGTATCTGCCGAATGGTGAAGCAATGAATGTGACATTGGATGCACAAGGCGTAGCTGCTGCTCGTCAGGCAACGATGATCAACACTTATTACGCTGCACGCTAA